Proteins encoded within one genomic window of Ranitomeya variabilis isolate aRanVar5 chromosome 4, aRanVar5.hap1, whole genome shotgun sequence:
- the LOC143767117 gene encoding gastrula zinc finger protein XlCGF66.1-like: MDMDRDKMAERILHLTLEILFRLTGEDYTVVKKTSSDRCQDPVSEGWGRPLSPITGPPPHLLIHEDINDEKILELTYKMIELLTGEVPIRGQDVAVYFSMEEWEYLEGHRDLYKNVIMEVPQPLTSPDLSSKRTTPERCPRPLLPQDCNQEDPNAPQDHQVDGEKVSGVVLSDTADT, translated from the exons atggatatggacagagacaagatggcggagaggatattacacctcaccctagagatcctcttccggcttactggagag gattacacagtggtgaagaagacctctagtgatcgctgtcaggaccctgtgtctgagggatggggaagacccctgagcccaatcacggggcctccacctcacctcctgatccatgaggacatcaatgacgagaagatcctagaactcacctacaagatgattgagctgctgactggagag gttcctataaggggtcaggatgtcgctgtctatttctccatggaggagtgggagtatttagaaggacacagagatctgtacaagaacgtcataatggaggttccccagcccctcacatcaccag atctatccagtaagaggacaacaccagagagatgtccccgtcctcttcttccacaggactgtaaccaagaagatcccaatgctcctcaggatcatcaggtagatggagagaaggtgtcaggagtagtgttgagcgataccgccgatacttga